Below is a genomic region from Trichoderma asperellum chromosome 2, complete sequence.
AGCTTGGCGGCATCCACGGCGATACCAACCTCGGAACCGGTGGAGACCAGGGTGACCTGGGCACCCTCGACCTCCTGCAGGACGTAACCACCCTTGATGGACTTCTCGATGACGGAGCCCTCGAGCTGGGGCAGGTTCTGTCGGGAGAGGGCAATGATGCTGGGGGTGTGCTTGGAGGTCAGGGCAATGTAGTAGGCAGCGCTAGTCTCGTTGCCGTCAGCAGGGCGCCAGACCATGCAGTTGGGGAGAGCACGGAAGTGAGCCAGAGTCTCGATAGGCTGGTGAGTAGGACCGTCCTCGCCCAGACCAATGGAGTCGTGGGTGGCGACCCAGATGGCGCGGACGCGAGACAGGGCAGACAGACGGACGGCACCGGCAGCGTAGGAGACGAAGTTGAGGAAAGTACCACCGTAGGGGATGATGGTTCCGTAGGCGGCCAGACCGTTCATGATGGCACCCATACCGTGCTCACGGACACCATATCGGATGTATCGTCCGGAGTAGTCTCCGAGGCCGGTAGCCTTGGGCTGGAAGTCAACAGCCTCCTTCCAGCGGGTAAGGTTGGAGCCAGTCAGATCAGCAGATCCACCGACAAGCTCGGGCAGGATAGCCTCGACCTTGCTGAGAACAGTCTCGGACAGCTTTcggctggcgatggcagcgTCGGCGGGGGTGTAGACGGGCAGGTGCTTCTCCCAGCCCTCAGGCAGCTCACCCTTCAGGCGGCGCTCAAGGTCAGCGGCCTCTGAGGGGTACTGCTCAGCGTACTTGGCAAACAGCTTGTTCCACTCCTCCTCGCGGGCAGCACCCTCGGCAGAGTGCCTGGCGTACAGGTCGGAGACCTCCTTGGGGACGACAAAGCTCTCCTCGGGGTTGAAGCCGAACTTGgtcttgagctgcttgatgTCGTCGGCCTTGAGGGGAGAGCCGTGAACACCGTGGGTGCCCTCCTGGAGGGAGCCGAAACCAATGGTGGTTCGCAGCTTGATGATTGAGGGCTTGTCCTTGACAGCCTGGCACTGCTTGATAGCGTCCTCCATGGCCTGGAGATCGTGGTCGCCGTtctcgacgacgacgacgtgcCAGCCGTAAGCCTCGTAGCGCTTGGCAACATCCTCAGTGAAGGCAACGTTGGTGTTGCCGTCAATGGAAATGTGGTTGTCGTCGTAGATAGCAATGAGGTTGCCGAGCTGGAGGTGGCCAGCCAGGGAGCAGGCCTCACCGGAAACGCCCTCCATCAAGCAGCCATCGCCGAGGAAGCAGTAGGTGTAGTTGTCAGAGAGGGTGAAGCCGGGCTTGTtgaagacggcggcggtgTGAGCCTGGGCCATGGCCAGACCGACGGCATTGCAGATACCCTGACCCAGAGGGCCGGTGGTGACCTCGATACCGGGGGTATCGTGAGCCTCGGGGTGGCCAGGAGTGATGCTATCAACAGTCTAGAAATGGGTAATTGGGTTAGCGCCGCTGCATCAGTTTCAGCCCCTTCTTGTGCTCAGGGCTAATGGGCTtcgtctcctctttcttcctcgATTTCTTCAGCGCAGTCTGGAAACTTACTCGGAAAGCCTTGATGTCATCGATGGTCAGGGCGTAGCCGAACAGGTGGAGGAGCGCATACTGGAGCATGCAGCCGTGGCCGTTGCTGGATTGGGCAGAAACGCGTGTCAGTCTCACGATTTTGCGCGGGGTTTTTCTCCCCACGGTGTTGGGCGACAGCACTTACGAGAGGACGAATCGGTCGCGGTTCAGCCAGTTGGGGTTCTTGGGGTTGAACTTCATGAACTTGTCCCAGAGAACGTGAGCAATGGGAGCCATGCCCCTGCGCAGAATCCAGCGTCAGCAGCAAGCTCGGGCGGGGATGGCGGGTGCGGCGGGAATGCGCATCGCTGGGCGCCTTGGACAAACTTACATGGGAGCACCGGGATGTCCCGAGTTGCTCTTAAAGGTCGCATCAACCTGGAATGGCGATTCCCGTCAGTCAATTGCTCTCACTTctagcttcttcttctagctgctgccgctgtctGCTCATTGCCCGCTCTTCACGGTCCAACTGTCGCTGGCTGCTCGCTCAGTGTCGCGTAgctagagctgctgctgctatggaGGGGCAATGGCGGGGTAGACAATGTGGGAGAAAACATACCGCGAGCAGGCggatggtgttgatggcCTTCTGGTCAACCTCTGTGTAGCCCATGATTGCGAATTGCGTGCGCTATAAGAAGGAATAGGGGGTATCAAGATAGCTGAGATgaatagagaagagaaatggaGGCCgggtggagggggagggagCAATATAAAGCACCTGGTGTTGCTGAACGCaggaacctttttttttttctgttgaGGGGTTAACGTTATGTCACGTATTAGGGGATCATTACCTAGTAGCCAACAAACCCACCGGCCGCCCACTTTACCGCTGGCTCTGGCGCCTCTAGGATCTCAATGACCGCTGCGAAGCCCCCCAACCCTCATCCAAGTTCCCCCTGTGTCGCCTCTATCGGCCCCTCTAAAGCTTCGCCCG
It encodes:
- the TKL1 gene encoding Transketolase, variant 2 (BUSCO:EOG092D0NUZ), with protein sequence MGYTEVDQKAINTIRLLAVDATFKSNSGHPGAPMGMAPIAHVLWDKFMKFNPKNPNWLNRDRFVLSNGHGCMLQYALLHLFGYALTIDDIKAFRTVDSITPGHPEAHDTPGIEVTTGPLGQGICNAVGLAMAQAHTAAVFNKPGFTLSDNYTYCFLGDGCLMEGVSGEACSLAGHLQLGNLIAIYDDNHISIDGNTNVAFTEDVAKRYEAYGWHVVVVENGDHDLQAMEDAIKQCQAVKDKPSIIKLRTTIGFGSLQEGTHGVHGSPLKADDIKQLKTKFGFNPEESFVVPKEVSDLYARHSAEGAAREEEWNKLFAKYAEQYPSEAADLERRLKGELPEGWEKHLPVYTPADAAIASRKLSETVLSKVEAILPELVGGSADLTGSNLTRWKEAVDFQPKATGLGDYSGRYIRYGVREHGMGAIMNGLAAYGTIIPYGGTFLNFVSYAAGAVRLSALSRVRAIWVATHDSIGLGEDGPTHQPIETLAHFRALPNCMVWRPADGNETSAAYYIALTSKHTPSIIALSRQNLPQLEGSVIEKSIKGGYVLQEVEGAQVTLVSTGSEVGIAVDAAKLLLEKHNVKARIVSMPCFEVFDTQSKEYRLSVLPDGIPSLSIEVMSTMGWERYTHEQFGLNRFGASGAYKDVYKKFEFTPEGIAKRALLTIDFWKDVPNIRSPINRAFQQLI
- the TKL1 gene encoding Transketolase (BUSCO:EOG092D0NUZ), yielding MAPIAHVLWDKFMKFNPKNPNWLNRDRFVLSNGHGCMLQYALLHLFGYALTIDDIKAFRTVDSITPGHPEAHDTPGIEVTTGPLGQGICNAVGLAMAQAHTAAVFNKPGFTLSDNYTYCFLGDGCLMEGVSGEACSLAGHLQLGNLIAIYDDNHISIDGNTNVAFTEDVAKRYEAYGWHVVVVENGDHDLQAMEDAIKQCQAVKDKPSIIKLRTTIGFGSLQEGTHGVHGSPLKADDIKQLKTKFGFNPEESFVVPKEVSDLYARHSAEGAAREEEWNKLFAKYAEQYPSEAADLERRLKGELPEGWEKHLPVYTPADAAIASRKLSETVLSKVEAILPELVGGSADLTGSNLTRWKEAVDFQPKATGLGDYSGRYIRYGVREHGMGAIMNGLAAYGTIIPYGGTFLNFVSYAAGAVRLSALSRVRAIWVATHDSIGLGEDGPTHQPIETLAHFRALPNCMVWRPADGNETSAAYYIALTSKHTPSIIALSRQNLPQLEGSVIEKSIKGGYVLQEVEGAQVTLVSTGSEVGIAVDAAKLLLEKHNVKARIVSMPCFEVFDTQSKEYRLSVLPDGIPSLSIEVMSTMGWERYTHEQFGLNRFGASGAYKDVYKKFEFTPEGIAKRALLTIDFWKDVPNIRSPINRAFQQLI